From Carassius auratus strain Wakin chromosome 1, ASM336829v1, whole genome shotgun sequence, the proteins below share one genomic window:
- the LOC113041259 gene encoding microfibril-associated glycoprotein 4-like, translated as MAMLVFLATIFSVALVSGCSQDKDMPVDCSDLYKSGQTVSGIYSIYPAGDIPVWVYCEMISSGKAEDNGAWTVIQRRMDGTVNFYRPWNQYKRGFGNVEGEYWLGLENMYQLTRKNKYMLRVDLEDFQGNKVFALYSSFSVDCETDGYQLHVSGFTDGGAGDSLSGHNGFKFTTFDKDQDVPEGNCAKQYLGAFWYGNCHITNPNGVYLWGEDPTLYAIGNVWSSWKGYSVGMKSISMKIKHVS; from the exons ATGGCA ATGTTGGTGTTTTTAGCAACTATTTTCTCTGTTGCTCTGGTGAGCGGATGCAGTCAGGATAAAGACATGCCAGTTGACTGCTCTGACCTTTATAAATCAGGACAAACAGTCAGTGGGATTTACTCCATCTATCCAGCAGGAGACATTCCTGTCTGGGTTTACTGTGAGATGATCTCCAGTGGGAAAGCTGAAGACAACGGAGCATGGACG GTGATTCAGAGGAGAATGGACGGCACTGTGAATTTCTATCGGCCGTGGAATCAGTACAAGAGAGGATTTGGGAATGTGGAGGGAGAATACTGGCTGG GGCTGGAGAACATGTACCAGCTGACACGTAAGAACAAGTACATGCTGAGAGTGGATCTGGAGGACTTTCAAGGAAATAAAGTTTTCGCTCTGTACTCATCCTTCTCTGTGGATTGTGAAACCGATGGATATCAGCTGCATGTTTCAGGATTCACTGATGGAGGAGCAG GTGACTCTTTATCTGGCCATAATGGATTCAAGTTCACCACCTTTGACAAAGACCAAGATGTCCCTGAAGGTAACTGTGCCAAACAGTATCTCGGGGCATTTTGGTATGGAAACTGTCACATTACAAACCCAAACGGTGTGTATTTATGGGGTGAAGATCCCACACTTTATGCCATTGGAAATGTCTGGTCATCATGGAAGGGTTACTCTGTTGGTATGAAATCCATCAGCATGAAGATTAAACATGTGTCTTAG